The following nucleotide sequence is from Rubrobacter radiotolerans DSM 5868.
TCGAGAAAACGATAATCGAACGGCTCGCCCGCCTCGTCGAACAGGACCTCGATCGTGCAGAAGCCTTCGTCTATGGACTCGAACAGCGTACGGTACTGCTCGTCGGATTCGCGCAGGGCCTCTTCGGCGCGCTTGCGCTCGGTAATGTCACTGGCCGCGCCGAACCACTCGTAGACCTCTCCTGCCTCGTCGCGCATCGGCACGGTGCGAACGTGAGCCCACCCGACCGTCCCGTCGGCGCGCAGAACGCGTACCTCCAGCTCGAAGGCGCTCCCGGAGTTCACCGCAGCGCCGATCGTCTCTGCGACCCTCCGGCGGTCGTCGGGGTGTATGTAGCGCATCAGCCAGTCGCCCTCGCGCTCGATGGTCGCGCCCAGGATGGCCTCTTCGCCCCGGAGTTGCAGTATGCTCTCCCAGTCCGCGCTTACCCGGAAGACCGTCTGCTCGGTCGCCTCGATCACGGCCCTGAATCGCTCCCCGGAGTGTTGGGAGTGGGTCTCCTGTTTCTGCTCCGTTACGTCGAGGGTCGTCCCGATCAGGGCCCGCGCCTCGCCGGTATCGCCACGCAACACTTCGCCTTGCGAGAGAAGGTGCCGGAGCGTCCCGTCCGGCCAGACGACCCGGTGCTCGACCTTGTACGTCGCGCCCTCGCGAACCGTCCGCTCGAACGTCTTTCGCACGCGCTCCCGGTCTTCGGGGTGAACTGCCTGCAAGAGGTCCCCGTAGCCGAACGGCTCCTCGCGCTCGTCCCCGAAGCGCCCGAAGTGCTCGCGGCAGACGGGGGAGAAGCGGGTCTCCTCACTCGCCAGGTCGCGCTTCCAGCGGCCGAGCCCGGCCACCCTCTCGGCCGCCTCCAGGTCCGCGAGCCTCGACCGGAGGTCGTCTGATCCCGCCTCGAAGCGTACCCCCTCCGAGCGTCCGTCCGGGCCGCTCACGCTTTCGTGTCTCTTCGCATCACTGTTCGTCCCCGTCCGCTCCGTGGACCCCTGAAAACTCTAGCGTAGCACCGGAAACTGCTTTAGAGCGAAATACATCAACATATGCTCTCAGAGGAGTACCTGCTCTCCAATACACAGTTCGGGCCATTCTCGGCCGGTTCTCCATCGGCTTCGGTACTTGAGGGTAGGTTCTGTAACATGCTTTACACACTTGGAGCCATTTACGCCCGGTGGACGGGCACGGACTCTGAAGGGTAGGGCGAACCTGGACTATAAATGCTTGCGGACGTCCCGGGCGGAGTGTCTCTGCAAAGCGTGTGCCGGAAGGCCGACGTTCCGGGGCTCCGTTGCGGAGTCTTGTGGGGAGAGAAGAACAGGAGGGGGTGGGCCGTGATCGGCTCTGAAGAGTTTCGCAGGCTCTGGCTCTGGTCCGAGGAGGCCCGGCGCGAGGTTCGGGCGGCTCGCAGCGCGCGACTGGCCGACCTCGTCTCGCGGGTCGCCGAGGAGATCGAGTTCGAGCGCGGCCTCCTCGTCCCGCACTGCCCGCGCGGCGAAAACGTACCGTCGGAGAGCCGGTTCCGTCTGCTTCTGGAGCGCTCGCCCTTTGCCGTGAACGTGGTCGCTCGCGACGGGACGTCTCTTTTCGCGAACGAGCGGTGGAACGAACTCTGGGGGCTTCCGGCGGGCGGCGTTCCCGGGAATGTCTGTAGCGACGCCGGGACGCGCCGGGCGGGACTTCCGCCGCACGTGCAGCGTGCCTTCGCGGGCGCGCGAACAGAGGTCTCGCTGAAGCTCGACGGTGCGGGACGCCCCGGAGGTCCGACCGGAGAACGTTGTTTGCGGGTGCTTGCGTACCCGATCCCCGCCACCACCGGAGACGGCCATCGCGAGCCGGAGAGCGTCCGGGAGGTCGTCATTCTTGCCGAGGATATCTCCGCCCGGGCGCTGCTCGAGCGCGACCTTGCCCGCCGTGCGTTCCACGACGAGATGACCGGCCTTCCGAACCGCTCGCTGCTGCTCAGGCGCGCCGAGGAGGCGCTCCGACGGGGCTCGGGGGAGGTCGCTCTTCTCTTTCTCGACCTCGACGACTTCAAGCAGGTCAATGACTCTCTGGGGCATGCGGCGGGTAACGCTCTGCTCGTCGAGGTCGCCCGCAGGCTCGCGACGAGCGTCCGCGCCGGGGACACCGTAGCCAGGTACGGGGGCGACGAGTTCGTCGTGCTCCTTGAGGAGGTCAGCGGCCCGCAGGAGGCCGCCGGGACCGCCCGGCGGATGCTCGAAGGGCTGCGTACGCCGTTCCTGATCTCCGGCAGAGCCGTAACCGTGACCTGCTCTATCGGCGTCGCGACCTCAGAAGCCGACGACCGCGAGCCGCCGTGCCCGGAGTTGCTGCTCTCGCGCGCCGACGATGCCATGTACCGGGCGAAGCTCGACGGCAAGGACCGCCTCAGTCTCTCGGACCCGGACGCGTCCCGCACCGACCGGAGCGTGCTGCCACTCCCGCAGAGCCTCGACGGTCAGAGCTAGCGTACCCGCCGCAAGAGCAGCTGGCTGGCCCTACTCGGCGACGCGCTGGGCAAGCAGCGTTCTCGCCTCGGCGGCCCGCCGGACCTCCTCCTCGAACGTCCGCCGGAAAAACTCCGCCAGCTCGTCGTCGCTCGTCCTCTCGGCCCGCTCTGCAAGCTCCTCGTACCTCCGGGAATTCCGGAAGGCAATCTCGTAGAGCGCATCCTTCATCCAGGGTCGCCTCCTCTCAGCTCTCGGAAAACGCAGAGAGAGTTCGCTTATGTGCTTTTTGCACATATAGGACGGTACAACCCGAGGGGCGAGTGTCAAGGGTAGGAAGGTGTGGAGTCCCGGTAGGGCGCGGAGAAACCGGGAGAGGCCCGGGACCTGTCCGGGGACGATAGGACCGGGAAAGGAGGAGAACCGAGCCTCTCGAGGGGTGTGTTCCCGTCTTGCGGGGCTCTAGTCAGGCGTGGACGGGTTTGCTCGCAAGATTACACCTTTGTGTGTACCCGGAAACTCTGGGAGGGGATCGGCCGGGATCATCTCCGGAGCGCGTCTTCTTCGCGGCGGATCCTGACGTAGAGCAGCGCCGCGTTGAGGATGGAGAAGATGAGGGCGGTCCAGAAGGCGCCGAAGACGAGCGGGAGAGCGGCTAGCTCGGTAACGACGGCGACGTAGTTCGGGTGGCGCAGGTAGCGGTACGGACCGCGCTGGACGGGGGGCTCGTCCGGCGGGACGAGGACGCGCGTCGTCCAGCGGTCCCCGAGCGAGGAGATGCTCCAGTACCGGAGGATCTGGGCGGCGAGAAAGAGGCCGAGCGGGAGCGGCCACCACGCCGGGGCTTCCGGCCCGCGAAGGAGCCCCTCCGCGAGCAGCGAGACAAGCCACAGAGAGTGCAGCGCGACCATCACCGGGTAGTGCCCCGCGCCGTGCTCGACCGCTCCGCGCGCCCGCAGACGCCGTTCGTTGCGCCGCGAGAGCCTGAGTTCGAGGAGCCTCTGGAGGCCCACGGCGAGGACCGCAAGTACAAGGAAGAGCGCCGTCAAGCTGCCCTCAGGTGCACCGGAAAAAGACGTGTTCGCAGGAGAAGCCCGGCCCCATCGCCGAGAGGACGCCGACGTCGCCCGGGCGGTGCTCGCCGCGCTCAAGGAACCGCTTCAGGATAAACAGGACGGTCGGAGCGGACATGTTGCCGTGATCTCTCAGGACCGAACGCGAGTGAACGAGCGCCCCCTCAGGCAGACCGAGCGTCTCCTCGAAGGCGGCGAGCACCTTCGCCCCGCCGGGATGCAGCACAAAGTGTTTGAGGTCTTCTGCTTCGAGGCCGACGGAGGCGCACGCTTCGGACAGGTCCTTGAGGAACCTTTCGTGGACGATCTTCGGCACGTCCCGGGAGAGCTCGACCTTGAGGCCGGTCTCGATCAGCTCCCAGCCCATCACGTCCTCCGTGCCGGGCCACGTCGTGGAGCGCGAGCCGAGGATGGACGGTCCTTCACCGTCGTTGCAGCCGACGACGACCGCTGCCGCGCCGTCGGCGAAGAGGCTCGTCGAGATAAGGTTCGCCTTCGAGGCGTCGTCGCGCTGGAAGGTCAGGCCCGAGAGCTCGACCGCGACGAGCAGCACGGCCTTCTCCGGGCGGAGCCGGGCGTGGTCGGCGGCGAGCGCGAGCCCTGAGGCCCCGCCCGCGCAGCCGAGCCCCCAGACCGGCACGCGCCGCGTGTTCTCCGAGAGCCCGAGCGCAAAGAGGAGCTTCGAGTCCAGAGAGGGCGTTGCGAAGCCCGTCGTCGAGACGAAGAGGACCGCCCCGACGTCCTCCGGCTCCGTGTCGGCGAGGCTCATCGCCCGCCTTGCGGCCTTCTCCGAAAGGGCGAGGGCGTGCTCTATGTAGAGGTCGTTGCGCTCGGGGAAGGTATGGCGCTCGTCGAACCACTCGATCGGGACGCAGAAGTTTCTGCCCTCGACGTGGACGTTGTCGAAGAGCGGCATGAGGCGCTCGATGTCGCGGTGCGTCCGGCCGAACAGCGACCGGGCGAAGCTCTTTACCTCGCCCTGCCCGATCCTGTGCGGCGGCAGCGCGGTCCCGACGGAGAGGATGCGGGCTTCGCTCAAGGGTTGGTCGTCTCCTGCGGTCCGTTCGAGGGGGCAGAGGCGCCGAGGTCGTCGCGCTCGGGGCTTTTGCAAGAGTCGCGGAAAACGTACTGCGAGAAGCGCTTTCGCTGGCGGCTCTGCCAGTCGATCGTGGGCCTCTGGGCGTCCTTCGGGACGTAGCCGAGGCGGTAGACGGCCATGAGGGCGAGGTCGTCCGGGACGTCGAAGATGCGCTCCATGCGCCGCCAGTTCTCCGGGATCTCCATCGGCGTCGAGATGAACTGGATGCCCATCCCGAGCGCGGTCGTGGTGAGCCAGATGTTCTCGACCGCCGCGCCCATCCCGAAGACCGAGTAGAAGCCCGAGAGTTCTCCGGGGCGGTACTCGGTCCTGTCGAGCAGGACCGCGAGAAGGAGCGGAGAGCCCGCGACGAGCTTCCGGTTGTCCTCCCCGAGCGTCTCCGGGACGCCGAAGCGGTTCATTATCCCCTGGCCGGTGTTCGAGAAGATCTGCTTCCTGAAAGGCTTCAGGACCTTCGGCATCTGGTCTATAAAGATGCCGTCGCGCTTCTCCTCCATCTCGGCCTCGGAGAAGCGGAAGTAGGGCCGGTAACGCTTCCAGAAGGTCCCCTCGCGCATGAGGCGGGCCATGCTCTCGCCGCTTATGCGGGCGATCTCCTCTATGGTGTCCCGGTCCTCGGTGAGGACGAAGCGCCAGGGCTGGCTGTTGAAGTGCGAGGGCGCGGCGGAGGCGGCCTCGACGAGCAGGCGCTGATGCTCGGGGCTCACCGCATCCGGCAGAAAGGGGCCGTTCGTTGTCCTGCGGCCCCGGATCACATCAAAAAACTCCAAGCTCTCTCCCTCTAGAGACGACTACTCATCAAAGCACCGCAAGGCTAAAGAACCCCGCCGCGTAGAACGCGAGCGCCGCCGAGGCGAGCGCGGCGTGTCCGGCCGTCCCGGCCCGGACCTTCGGCAGCACGTAGAAGAGCGCGAGCACCGGCAGGAGAAGCCAGCCGTAGACCTCTCCACTCAGGATACCCCACGCCGCCGCAAGGACCGTCGCCACGCAGACGGCAAAGAACACTGCGTGATGCAGCCACCGGAACGGCTTTGTGTCCACGACCCCGAACTGCACCAGCACCCCGAGCGCGAAATTCGCCAGAAAGAGGCCGAGCGCGACGTAGAACACTCCGCCTCACCGACCCCGCACCGGAACGCCGCACTTCATTCCGTGAGTGTACTTCACGCCTGTATGCGCAGGGACGAGCGGTTCACACCTCGTGTCCGACCGTACCGGTTGTCGGGTGTGCCTCCCGGGTCAGCCGGGACTGACCGGCTCCACCTTGTAGGCTCCGGTCTTCTCGAAGGCCCGGGCGGCCCGGAGGACGGTTGCCTCATCCCACCTGCGCCCGACGAGCATGAACCCGACCGGCAGTCCGTCGGAGAGAGCGCAGGGGACGCTTATCGCCGGGTGGCCCGAGACGTCGAAGGGGGCGGTGTTTGCGATCATCTCAAGAGCCCGGGCTACGCGCTCCTCGATCGGGGCGTCCGGCTCCGGTATCACCGTCGCCTTCATCGGGAGTGTCGGCATGAGGAGCAGGTCGTACTCCCCGAGCGCCGCGTCGTAGGCGGCCCGGAGCTTTCTTGCGAGGTTCTGGGCCTTTGCGTAGTAGCGTCCGCCGTAGCTCTCGCGCAGGTGCTCGCCCATCAGGACCGTAAGCTTCACCGTCTCGGAGAGGTCGTCGGCGCGCATCACGCGTCCCCGGCCGTAGGCGTCGAGGAGGCTCGTTGCGTAGTGTCCCTCCCAGTTCGTCCCCATCGAGTTGCCGCGCACCATCAGCTCCGTCGCGCCCTCGATGGCGATGCCGTTCCAGATGTGGATGCCGTCCCGGTGCAGCGGTACGGAGACCTCCGAGACCTCCGCCCCGGCTTCCCGGAGTCGCTCTGCCGCCGCGCGCACGGCCTCGTCAACGTCGCTCTCCGAGAGCCCGGGCCAGCCAAAGCCCTCCGGAACGACGCCGACCTTCAGCCCCTCGGCGCCGCCTTCGAGCGAGCCGGTGTAGTCGTTTACCTGCACGTCGCGCTGGCGCGGGTCGAGACCGTCGGGCCCGGCGATCGCCTCCAGAAGGAGCGCGACGTCCCCGACGCTCGCGGCGATCGGTCCGGTGTGATCTAGGGTGAGCTCGATCGGGAACACGCCGGTGTAGGGGACGAGGCCGTGCGTCGGCTTGAGACCGTAGACCCCGCACCAGGAGGCAGGCATCCGGATCGAGCCGCCCTGATCGCCCCCTATCGCCATCTCGACCTCCCCGGCCGCCACGAGAGCGGCGCTCCCGCTCGAAGAACCGCCCGCCGAGCGGCTCGGGTCGTGGGGGTTCCTTACCGGCCCGGTGTCCGAGGTGTGGCTCCCGCCGGAGAAGCACAGGTGCTCGCAGACGGCCTTGCCCGCGATGCGCCCTCCGGCGTCCAAGATGCGGGTGACGATCGTCGCATCGAACTCCGGGACGTACCCTTCAAGAGCGACGGTCCCGTTCATCATCGGGACCCCGGCAAGGCAGACGTTGTCCTTCAGTGCGACTCTCTTTCCGGCGAGCGGTCCACTTTCCGCGCCCCGGACGTCGCACTTCACGTACCACGCCCCGAGGGGGTTATCCCCGGCCTCGGGCCGGTAGCCGCTCGTGCGCGGGTACTCGACCGGCAGCGCCGGCTCGGCCAGCTCGTCGAGGCGCCGGTAGGAGGCGAGCGTCGCCTCCATCAGCCCGAGGTAGGACCTCGTCTCGTCCTCGCCGAGTTCCATCCCGAAACGCCGACCGTACTCCTCAAGCCTCCGGGCTCCCGGCACTCGCACCAACTCGGACCTCCTTCTCTGGCTCCTCCAGCACTCCTAAAGCCATTGTGCCAGCCGCATGACGTACACGCGACGCCGGGGAGCCGGGATCGCCTGAAGAAACCTTACAGCACACGGCAAGACCTACCGGGCGCCCTCCTAGCTCTTCCGCATGAGCCGAAATGAGCCAAGAGCACGCCAGGAACAGGGCCGGAGCCCGCGCCCGATGCCACAAAGGAAAGGACGAGTAGCTAAAGAAGAGAGGTGGCGGGAGGCGGATTCGAACCGCCGACACCGCGATTTTCAGTCGCGTGCTCTACCAACTGAGCTATCCCGCCGGGGAGGGTTCTGTCCTGTGGGCGGAGCGGGAGCGACGGGACTCGAACCCGCGGCCTCCGGCGTGACAGGCCGGCGTTCTAACCAACTGAACTACGCCCCCGTGCCAAGGACAGGCGAGAGTTTAGCAGAAGTGATCCTGGTTTTCTAACGCTCTGGGGAGGTGGTTTTCTTCGGGACTTCGGGGCGGGTTTCGGGGGGTTTCGTCCTATGTATACTGCCCCTGACTTGCGAACGGGACGGGAGGCGGACGGCATGCAGGGACGGGGAGCGGCCAGGCTCGAACACAGGCTCGATGGTCCGGAGGGGGCTCCGGTCGTCGTGCTCTCGAACTCGCTCGGCACGACGTACGAGATGTGGGACGCTCAGCTTCCGGTCCTTGCGCGGGGCTTCAGGGTTCTTCGTTACAACGGGCGGGGGCACGGGGGCTCCGAGGTCCCGGATGGTCCGTACGCCATCGAGGACCTCGGGCGCGACGTTGTTCACCTCCTCGACAGCCTCGGCATCCGGGAGTTCTCTTTCTGTGGCCTCTCTTTGGGCGGGATGGTCGGGATGTGGGTTGCGAGCGAGATCCCGGAGAGGGTTCAGAGGCTCGCACTGTGCTGCACGGCGGCGAAGCTCGGGCCGCCGGAGATGTGGGACGAGCGGGCGCAGACGGCCCGCGAGAGCGGGGTCCGGGCGCTGACCGGGGCCGTGATCGAACGCTGGTACACTCCGGCCCTCCGGGAGCGCGACCCGGAGTCCGTCCGCCGCACGGCCGAGATGCTCGACAACACGCCCTCCGAGGGCTACGCCGGGTGCTGCGAGGCGATCCGGGACATGGACCTCACCGACCGTCTCGGCCGGATAGCCGCCCCGACCCTTCTCGTCGCGGGCTTCGACGACCCGGCCACACCCCCCGCGACGCTGGAGGAGATACACGCCGCGCTCCCCGACTCGACCCTCGCGGTTATCGCCGAAGCCGCCCATCTGGCGAACATCGAGCAGCCGGAAGCCTTCAACGAGGCGCTCCTGACGCACCTTCGGCCTCTTCTTCAGGGTTCGGACTGAGCTCGCCTGCGGCTCGTGCCCGGACGCTCCGCCTCTCGGGCTCCCGAGGGCTCGGGGGAGGCCGAGAGCGGCTCCTCGCCGGAGGCGAGGATCACGCGCCGCATCGCACGCTGTACTGTCCGCAACTCCTCTTCCGTAACGTGCCGGGAGAAACGCTCCTCGACCTCCTCCCGGAACGTCGGCATCGCGCCCGCAAGCGTCCGGCGGCCCTCGGCCGTGATCTCCGCGTACGTAACCCGCAGGTTCTCGGGGTCGCCGCGCCGAACCACGAGCCCCTGCTTCTCAAGCCGCGAGAAGAGCTGGCTGAGACCGCTCTTGGATAACAGCACCAGCCGCGCAAGCTCCTGCATCTTCAACCGCTCATCCCCCGAAAGCGCCGCCAGCCGCGCAAGCACCTCGTAACCGACGAGCGGCAACCCCGACTCGGACCGGACCCGCTTCTCGACCGCCCGCGTTACCAGCTTGTACGCCTGAAACACGTCCGTCCACGCCGCGAACCCCTCATCCTCACTATCCCGTCCGGCTACCCGTCCCTCTGAACTCTCCTCCACCGCCAACCCTCCTTCTGTCCCTGGCAACTTCGAAAACATTTTAGTACAAAACTGTTTGTGTATGAACAGTTTTGGTTACATAGTCGTTGCAGGAACGCTTGGAAGGCGCATTTCGGAGGGTTGAGAGGTCTGGATCTGGAGTGCGAAGAGGAGCAGGCAAGAGAGGAGGGATCGCGGTGCAGAACGCGGACAAGAGACGCAGGTCGCGGCGGCCCGTTGCGACCTACAGGGACTACGTGGCGGCGCAGGGCGCTGTGGACCGGCTGTCGGACGGAGGTTTTCCGGTCGAGCGCTTGACGATCGTCGCGGAGGGTTTGCGGTTCGAGGAGCGGGTGATGGGGAGGAAGGGGTACGGTCGGGCGGCGCTCGAAGGGCTTGGAGCCGGAGCGTTGCCGGGGGCTTTGATCGGCTTTCTCTTCGGGCTGTTCAGCCTTGTGGACCCGCTCGTCTCCGGGGTTGCGCTCGCGCTGTACGGGCTGCTCTTCGGGGCGTTGCTCGGGGGTGTTATCGGGGTTGTGTTTCACGCGCTCTCGGGGGGCAGGAGAGACTTCTCCTCCGTCGGGAGCATAACGGCCGAGAGGTACAGCATCTTCGCCGACGAAGAGGTTGCGGAGAGCGCCGAGCGGCGGCTTTCGAGAGAGCAATGAGTCAGATCGTCCCGCAGAAGGTAAGAGAGGTCGAGATGGAACACAGAGAGAGGTGCGAGAAGTGAGAGAAACGACGACGAACCGGGGCTCCATCGGGAGCGCCACGCTGTGGATGATCGGGCTCTCGATACTTCTTTTCTGGCTGCCGCCGTTCGGGCCGTTGATCGCTGGGTTCGTTGGCGGGAGGAAGGCCGGAGGCGTCGGTCCCGCGGTAATAGCCGCGATAATCCCGGCGCTGCTCGTTGCGGTGCTGCTCTTTATTCTCGCAACGCTCGCGGCCCTGCCGATCGTCGGCGCGATCGTCGGGGCCGGAGTGTTCTTCGTGATCCTCCTTGAGAGCGTGCCGCTCCTGATCGGAGCCATCGTCGGCGGCGCTCTGGCCGACTGAACCTCGGAACTCCAGCAGAGAGGGGAGATACATGATCCGCCGCATGCTCGTCTTCGGCGCGACCGGGGACCTCTTCGGTCGGTACCTGGCGCCCGCGCTCGCCGGGCTCATCGAAGCCGGACAGCTTCCGGACGGTTTCGCCGTTACCGGAGCCGCAAGAAAGGACCTGGATCCGGCCGCCTTCCGCGATTCGGTCGCAGAGGACCTGGCGCGCTACGCCCCGGAGGTCTCAGAAGAGGCGCGCACGAAGTTCGTCGAGGGCCTCGACTACGCCCCCACCGACGTAACCGACGACGGGGACGTTGCGCGAGCCGCCCGGACCCTCGGGGAGGAGCCGATCCTGGCCTACCTCGCGCTGCCGCCCGGCCTGTTCCCGGACACGGTCCGGAGCCTCGCCGGGGCCGGACTCGCCGAGGGGAGCCGCCTCGTCCTTGAGAAGCCCTTCGGACAGGACCTCCAGTCCGCGAGGGAGCTGAACGCGCTTCTGCACGAGAGCTTCCCGGAGAGCGCCGTCTTCCGGGCGGATCACTTCCTCGGAGAGCAGACCGTGCAGAACGTGCTCGGGCTGCGGTTCGCGAACCGCGTCTTCGAGCCCGTGTGGAACAGAGAGCACGTCGAGCGGGTCGAGATCGTCTGGGACGAGACCCTCGCTCTCGAAGGCCGCGCCGGGTACTACGACTCGGCGGGAGCCCTGAAGGACATGGTCCAGAGCCACCTCCTCCAGCTCCTCGCCCTCGTTGCAATGGAGCCGCCCGCAACACTCGGCGAGCAGGACTTCCGCGACCGGAAGGTAGAGGTCTTCCGGAACGTAAAGGCTCCCGCCGGACCGGAGGCCGAAAAAAAGACCGTCCGCGCCCGCTACACGGCAGGGGAGGTCGAAGGGAGCGAGGTCCCGGCGTACGTCGAGGAGGAGGGCGTCGAGCCCGAAAGGTCCACCGAGACCTTCGCCGAAGTGACGCTGGAGGTAGAGAACCAGCGCTGGTCCGGAGTCCCGTTCACGCTGCGGAGCGGCAAGGCGCTCGGACGCGACCGGCGGGAGATCTCGGTCCACTTCCGCCCCGCAGAGCGCCTCGCCTTCGGACGGAACACAGAAGACCCCGAGCCGAACATCCTGCGCCTCGGGATGGACCCCGACACCATGTCGCTCGACATCAACGTAAACGGTCCCGGAGACCTCTTCACCCTCGAAAGAGTGGGGCTCGACGCCGAGCTCGCGCCGCAGCGGCCGTCCGAGTACGGGAGGCTTCTCCTCGCCGCGCTCGGCGGCGGCTCGATGCTCTCCATCCGCGGCGACGAGGCCGAGGAGTGCTGGCGTATCGTCGAGCCCGTGCTTCGGGCCTGGAGGGAGGACGCCGTGCCGCTCCTTGAGTATCCGGCCGGCTCGGACGGTCCGGCCGGGAAGGATCCGCAGCAAAAGAGAGGAGACAGAACATGAGCGAGACACCGGAAGCCCCGCTCGGAAAGCGACGGTGGGCAATAGCCGAAGGGTACATCCCCGCCTGGTCGAACGGCCCCGAGCCGCAGATGACGAGCCACGAGACCGCGTGCCTGCTGAACGCGGGCGACAGGGATGCGAGCGTAACGATAACGGCCTACTTCGAGGACCGGGAGCCCGCCGGACCGTACCGGGTAACGGTCCCGGCGCGGCGGACGCTTCACCTGCGCTTCAACGAGCTTGAGGACCCAGAGCCCATCCCGCCCGACACGGACTACGCGAGCGTGATCGAGTCCGACGTCCCGATCGTCGTCCAGCACACCCGCCTCGACTCGCGGCAGGCCGAGAACGCCCTTATGAGCACCGTAGCCTACGCGAGCGACTGAGAGAGGGAGCACCGGAACGCCGGAGTGCGGTAGCCTACGCATCACGGACCCCGGCTCTGGAGGACCGCTTGGCCGAGATAAGCAGAACCCACGCCGACGAAGGCGGGCCGCGAACGGAGTCGCTCGACCGCGCCTTCCGGCGCGCAAGCGAGGCTCCCTTGCGCAGCGGCAACCGGCTCACGCTGCTCAGAAACGGCCCCGAGACCTTAGATGAGTGGCTGGAGAGGATCGAGGCCGCCGAGCGCTGGGTCCACCTGGAGCTCTTCCAGTTCGAGGGAACCGGCGTGGGGGAGCGCTTCGGCGAAGCCCTGTCGCGAAAGGCCCGGGAGGGCGTGCGGGTCCGGGTCCTCTACGACTGGCTCGGGTCC
It contains:
- a CDS encoding glucose-6-phosphate dehydrogenase → MIRRMLVFGATGDLFGRYLAPALAGLIEAGQLPDGFAVTGAARKDLDPAAFRDSVAEDLARYAPEVSEEARTKFVEGLDYAPTDVTDDGDVARAARTLGEEPILAYLALPPGLFPDTVRSLAGAGLAEGSRLVLEKPFGQDLQSARELNALLHESFPESAVFRADHFLGEQTVQNVLGLRFANRVFEPVWNREHVERVEIVWDETLALEGRAGYYDSAGALKDMVQSHLLQLLALVAMEPPATLGEQDFRDRKVEVFRNVKAPAGPEAEKKTVRARYTAGEVEGSEVPAYVEEEGVEPERSTETFAEVTLEVENQRWSGVPFTLRSGKALGRDRREISVHFRPAERLAFGRNTEDPEPNILRLGMDPDTMSLDINVNGPGDLFTLERVGLDAELAPQRPSEYGRLLLAALGGGSMLSIRGDEAEECWRIVEPVLRAWREDAVPLLEYPAGSDGPAGKDPQQKRGDRT
- a CDS encoding amidase codes for the protein MVRVPGARRLEEYGRRFGMELGEDETRSYLGLMEATLASYRRLDELAEPALPVEYPRTSGYRPEAGDNPLGAWYVKCDVRGAESGPLAGKRVALKDNVCLAGVPMMNGTVALEGYVPEFDATIVTRILDAGGRIAGKAVCEHLCFSGGSHTSDTGPVRNPHDPSRSAGGSSSGSAALVAAGEVEMAIGGDQGGSIRMPASWCGVYGLKPTHGLVPYTGVFPIELTLDHTGPIAASVGDVALLLEAIAGPDGLDPRQRDVQVNDYTGSLEGGAEGLKVGVVPEGFGWPGLSESDVDEAVRAAAERLREAGAEVSEVSVPLHRDGIHIWNGIAIEGATELMVRGNSMGTNWEGHYATSLLDAYGRGRVMRADDLSETVKLTVLMGEHLRESYGGRYYAKAQNLARKLRAAYDAALGEYDLLLMPTLPMKATVIPEPDAPIEERVARALEMIANTAPFDVSGHPAISVPCALSDGLPVGFMLVGRRWDEATVLRAARAFEKTGAYKVEPVSPG
- the pcaD gene encoding 3-oxoadipate enol-lactonase, which gives rise to MQGRGAARLEHRLDGPEGAPVVVLSNSLGTTYEMWDAQLPVLARGFRVLRYNGRGHGGSEVPDGPYAIEDLGRDVVHLLDSLGIREFSFCGLSLGGMVGMWVASEIPERVQRLALCCTAAKLGPPEMWDERAQTARESGVRALTGAVIERWYTPALRERDPESVRRTAEMLDNTPSEGYAGCCEAIRDMDLTDRLGRIAAPTLLVAGFDDPATPPATLEEIHAALPDSTLAVIAEAAHLANIEQPEAFNEALLTHLRPLLQGSD
- a CDS encoding type III polyketide synthase — protein: MSEARILSVGTALPPHRIGQGEVKSFARSLFGRTHRDIERLMPLFDNVHVEGRNFCVPIEWFDERHTFPERNDLYIEHALALSEKAARRAMSLADTEPEDVGAVLFVSTTGFATPSLDSKLLFALGLSENTRRVPVWGLGCAGGASGLALAADHARLRPEKAVLLVAVELSGLTFQRDDASKANLISTSLFADGAAAVVVGCNDGEGPSILGSRSTTWPGTEDVMGWELIETGLKVELSRDVPKIVHERFLKDLSEACASVGLEAEDLKHFVLHPGGAKVLAAFEETLGLPEGALVHSRSVLRDHGNMSAPTVLFILKRFLERGEHRPGDVGVLSAMGPGFSCEHVFFRCT
- a CDS encoding sensory rhodopsin transducer — its product is MSETPEAPLGKRRWAIAEGYIPAWSNGPEPQMTSHETACLLNAGDRDASVTITAYFEDREPAGPYRVTVPARRTLHLRFNELEDPEPIPPDTDYASVIESDVPIVVQHTRLDSRQAENALMSTVAYASD
- a CDS encoding isoprenylcysteine carboxyl methyltransferase family protein, which encodes MTALFLVLAVLAVGLQRLLELRLSRRNERRLRARGAVEHGAGHYPVMVALHSLWLVSLLAEGLLRGPEAPAWWPLPLGLFLAAQILRYWSISSLGDRWTTRVLVPPDEPPVQRGPYRYLRHPNYVAVVTELAALPLVFGAFWTALIFSILNAALLYVRIRREEDALRR
- a CDS encoding MarR family winged helix-turn-helix transcriptional regulator, whose translation is MEESSEGRVAGRDSEDEGFAAWTDVFQAYKLVTRAVEKRVRSESGLPLVGYEVLARLAALSGDERLKMQELARLVLLSKSGLSQLFSRLEKQGLVVRRGDPENLRVTYAEITAEGRRTLAGAMPTFREEVEERFSRHVTEEELRTVQRAMRRVILASGEEPLSASPEPSGAREAERPGTSRRRAQSEP
- a CDS encoding nitroreductase family protein; this encodes MEFFDVIRGRRTTNGPFLPDAVSPEHQRLLVEAASAAPSHFNSQPWRFVLTEDRDTIEEIARISGESMARLMREGTFWKRYRPYFRFSEAEMEEKRDGIFIDQMPKVLKPFRKQIFSNTGQGIMNRFGVPETLGEDNRKLVAGSPLLLAVLLDRTEYRPGELSGFYSVFGMGAAVENIWLTTTALGMGIQFISTPMEIPENWRRMERIFDVPDDLALMAVYRLGYVPKDAQRPTIDWQSRQRKRFSQYVFRDSCKSPERDDLGASAPSNGPQETTNP
- a CDS encoding GGDEF domain-containing protein; protein product: MIGSEEFRRLWLWSEEARREVRAARSARLADLVSRVAEEIEFERGLLVPHCPRGENVPSESRFRLLLERSPFAVNVVARDGTSLFANERWNELWGLPAGGVPGNVCSDAGTRRAGLPPHVQRAFAGARTEVSLKLDGAGRPGGPTGERCLRVLAYPIPATTGDGHREPESVREVVILAEDISARALLERDLARRAFHDEMTGLPNRSLLLRRAEEALRRGSGEVALLFLDLDDFKQVNDSLGHAAGNALLVEVARRLATSVRAGDTVARYGGDEFVVLLEEVSGPQEAAGTARRMLEGLRTPFLISGRAVTVTCSIGVATSEADDREPPCPELLLSRADDAMYRAKLDGKDRLSLSDPDASRTDRSVLPLPQSLDGQS
- a CDS encoding general stress protein — protein: MQNADKRRRSRRPVATYRDYVAAQGAVDRLSDGGFPVERLTIVAEGLRFEERVMGRKGYGRAALEGLGAGALPGALIGFLFGLFSLVDPLVSGVALALYGLLFGALLGGVIGVVFHALSGGRRDFSSVGSITAERYSIFADEEVAESAERRLSREQ